TTTCTGTTAAAAGTTGATTCTTGTATGTCAACATGAGGTACATATAACACACCACATGTCATTGTCTGATTTTTCGGTTAGCTAAttcagtttttaacaatagaactGGATGAAAATTTCAATAGAACGACTAATCTGCTTTTTAGTATAATGCACAAcgactaatttacctatttttttacTAGAGGGAGGAAAATACAATCCGACTTTTATACAAAGTACAAGAACctttatgatacttttaccattcAAGTCAATTAATGCTTGAGTTCTAGACTTTTTACGATCATATCGagtcgattttaatttttgggttcaaattGATCTAGTCAAATTTTCAGATTCGTGTCAAAATTAACAAGTCTAGATGTGGTCCATCGTTGACTCTTTAACGTCCAAATATATTTCGGACACAGATATTATATGTACGtacatatgtatatacgtaCGTACGTACGGTCATTGGTATTTAACAGTTTCAATCAATgaacaaaatgattttattgCATCTTTTTTGTTGTCACTCAAAACAAAGTAGAGGATTGGGGAAAAAAAAGGACTTGGTGAACTGTtttgtacaaaaaaaaatgtgaatAAATATGAAGTGtgattcgtttttttttttttgttttcactatacataaaaccaaaattgaaatCTGAAAATATACTCGGCTCATAAGATATCGATCGATGAATGTGTAATATACACACCGAAATTGTCGTTCCTCCAGCCATTCGGCGAGTTCCGGTTTAGTACGAGTGAGAAAGCCAGGGATGTTTTAATGCCTCCCTCGCATTTGGCCGCCTTCGAGGATTCATCTCAAGCAAATGTCTAACGAAATCGACGAACAATACGTCGGATACTTGAAGATGATGCTCCAACGAAGACTCCTCGGAAATTATGTACTCCAGTTGGTCCGTTTCCTGAATAGgcgaaaaaaaaaagggtctaAGTCCAATAAGACAAGTTCTATCATTGGAAGGAAAACGATGAACGGACCTCGTTTATATGGTACAAGTCGTAGTCTTTCGTAAAATACTTGTATGTCTCTTGCCCATTCTCCAACATCTCCATATCGATAGGACCGAGCATTCCAACCATCCGTGCAAGGATCATCACAACCGCATCATTTGGAAACAAGACCTATAAAAGGATACATGTACTTAAAATGAGTAATGGGTTAGAGTTGAAATCCATCATCGAATCGAATCTATGATAAATCTTAGACATACTTCCCCAGAACATAGCTCGGCAAGGATACATCCGAGAGACCAGAGGTCAATCTTCTGGTCATACGGGAGGCCAAGGATGACTTCCGGGGCTCTATACGAGCGAGATTGAACATATAGACATAGATTGTCGGTCCGGAAACAACTACTTCCAAGATCAATAATCTTTATCTCACATCTTCTATAACTTTTGATAAGAATATTCTCAGGTTTTAGATCACAGTGAATAATTCCCAACTCGTGTAAGTAATCAAGTGCCTCCAAACACTGACGAGTTATGACCTGTCCAAGAGAATAAAAACAGCAAATTACTCGAGATATACCAAAAGCCTTATCGCTTATAAGTAACTCTGGGCTAGCCGGTTCGAACAAACCTGTAACCTGCTGATCGTAAAATAAGCTTCTCCACCGGATTCTTGATTGAATTTCTGGAATTCGTACAAGTTTGCTCGGAGGAGTTCACATACAATGAAAAGATGCTCCTAGATCGATTTTGCATAAGTCATAAAGAGATCATTAGTATTAACAAACACTAACGAAATGGTTTCTCGAGAAACTCGGAACAACATGGGGTACCTGATGATAGAAGTAGTCATAGAGGCGCAAAATGTGGTACTCATCTCCGGGGTCGTGCTTATTAACAAGCTTTAAAAGTTTGATTTCATCCAAACTTTGGTCGAAAAAATCTTTGTCATTTTTAATGATCTTCAAACAAACGTCGATTCCCGTAAGAAGATCATGCGCTTGAACGACCTTACTAAAAGCAGCTGAACCTAGGTATTCCGTTACGTAATATCTTCCAGCAATGACACTATTTAGCACAATAGGCAGGTCCTTGTTTTCTTCGAATCCGGTCCTGCACACGGCATAATTCACGAGTTTTACGGATTAAGCAGGTCGTATTAACCTGCAATGCGATATCTAATTCAAACTCGTACTAGATTGCTTAACACGGAAGATGCAAGAAAAAGTACAGCACTGACCTGTTTTTCCTATGAACAATTCGTAAGTTGAATTCTTCATATTCATCCTCGTTCGAGTACATTAGAAGTTCGTCTGTAGCATCACCCTCTTCATTTGTAGCAACCTGAGGTTCATTGAGTTCTCCATCTTCAACTTCGTTAGTATCAATTGTATCCGGCGATAAACTTTTCTCGGAAATCTTGTTCACTAAATCGGAATCACCTATAAACCCCTCAATCCAATCATTCGAACCCCTTTTGGCCGTGTAATGGTTTGTTTTCGATATACATTCGGAAGTTCCATTATAATCCGTGATAACATCACCAGCAACCTTTacctcaaaatcatcaaaattggtTCCTTTCGAGCCTATACAGCCAAAGTTCAAAAGATTTTCATCGTAAGCACAGTCCTTCAACTCCGGTACAATGTCATTGTCACCTTCAAGCCCGTTACATTTATCGAAACAATAATAATCCATAACTCGAATATCACTTTCTCCGTCTATACCGGTCATATTAAAAAGGCACGGCTTGTCCAAGTAATCAAGGCCATCTTCAGTTCCAAATCCTTCGGATTTGTCATACGAACTCCGTGTATTATCACGTTGCTTCTCCATCTCCAAAGTCGTGACAAACTTATCTTGACTCGGACAGCCGTAGAAGTCCGACCCCGCGAAGCAGGGAGTCATGAAGTCATCTTCATCTTTCTCCTCATGCCAAAACAAGTCGTTCTGCATTTCGAAATCGGGATAATCCCGAGCCGTCCCGAATTGAGATAATCGATCCGACGATGTATCGGAATTGGCCTGAGATGCAGAATTAAGTCCATATGGATTCACAAATTctgcaaaaaatgaaaatttttacacAATTGGACTAACATTCATCCCCAGCAGCCACCTAGACATTGAAAAATATaaccaaaacaacaacaaccaaaaataatttcagtGTTACAAAATCCCTTGAAACAAGTCTACAACATCTAATGttttggtaaaagtatcatagagaCCCCTATAATAGGAGTCAGATAACATTTTacccctctactcaaaaaatgagctaataagtccctatacattagatcaaagagcaatcTAGTCCTTTCCATGTCTGAATATGTATCGATTTCGATTTTAAGAtcaatatatgttaattaagattaaatttttagaaaaccaagattaatcaaatcatttaaaaaatcaaacaaaaaatttaaaaaaaatcaaaaggttCATGTTTTTTTGCCTTACCTGAAGAGCAAACATCACTAGAAGAAGACCTCAAGCTAACGAATTCATCGCCATCGGAACCCCACCCATCACCGGACTTCTCTTTCTCATCCTCCTCCGACCGTCGGGTTGTCGCCGGAATCCTCACCGGCGGTGGCATCGGGAACAAGAACTTCTCGAAATCAAAAGCACCCATTTTTTCCCCATCTTCGTTTTTCTCTATCATATCTTGTTGAAGAGCTTTCTCGGCTTCTTTTAAGCCGTTTTTCCTTAAAAACTCCATTACAGCTTCAACATCGAAGCTCACCtccattgaaaaaaaaataaaaacagcaATTACCCTCCCCCTCTCCCAAGTGTGGTTTTAGGAGGTGTAAGTGTGGAAATTAAGTGAATTTGGAGGGTCAAAAGTGGAAAACGACATGGACCAAATACCATGTTTCAGGTTCTGCAtgttctgtttttctttttgggtgtgAAACTTGAAAGGCaaaggagagagagagagagagagagatgtgCCTTATTACCAACTTTGAAAACTGGAGGGGGCTGACACAAGGGTTTAAGttgggttttcaaattttttgttctCCTGTGGGCCCTTTTTTCATCATTTAGACACGTGGATGAATCAGACTCATACACGTGGATGTCAAGATTGTTCTTTTCTTAATTACATATTTCTTCCagcttttaaattaatttattttaattaaaacccaactCTTAGCTCGGTTGATATTGACATTGTTGTAAATAGAAGAAGATGTGAGTTCAAATACACTGAAGATGAGTTACGGCTAGTTCTaaacattgtatcaaaaaaaaaattaaataggtgGTCGAACTAGTCAACACAAAGTTTTTGGAACCGAATCAATAGTTGAATCAAAGACCGAGTCTTATTCAAACAACCTTGAGTCAAACCATTGATGCTTGGTTCAACCAGTTGGATCGATTTAATTtccaattcaataataattaaacaaacaattaaaaattcataaaaccaaattaactaTTGATGGTTATTGGGTCCCAAGCAATTTGATCTATACTGTATCTATACTTCCGACCGAACTAGCCCAGTTCAATTTTGAAATCACtgcttaaatatattttgagatataatACAAATACAAGGATCAAATTACACATATGTGgtccatatttttatattttaatccacgtattttaaatatattatacgtcatactaaaattaacatttactataaaataatctaattgacacaatattaatatttaatatttaattaatttaaggatatatatatatttattgaaagTCAAGTGGCCATTTAGGGACCATAACATATTCATTGCCCACTTCCTTTTATTTCACTTTGCTTTTTGACTTTTTACcttcaagattttttttaaactttatttattaattttaaattagggaataaatttttattaccaAAGACAAAAAAAGAGTAACTTGATGTcattaaacctttaaaaataaagtgtCATAATCAATGTTTGAATTGAACCTAAAATGAAAGCTTCcaaacaaaggaaaagagatatttcccatttttatagaaaaaattcaaagagtcaaatttatcttatattttaaagaCAGAAATTAATGCATTCATCATTGTCAAATCTTGAGATTTTATAATAAGGAAGTTGGAttcataattaatacattttgTTATAATGGTAGAGATTAatgttaacaaaaaaaattaaatatggattttttTACCCTATTTGTAGTTTAatctaataaatcaatcaaattgtcgattgagtcttgACTCGACTGGTATGGGTATTGTTATCGATATAGGAGGATGTGTGTTCGAGTGtgttgaagcacattatccttcTGTTTAAGGGGTTATGAATAGTTTTAGGCATTGCTTCAAAAAGATCTGATATGATCAGAATCTATAATaagattgtttaaaaaaatcaaattctattTAAGAAGCACATTGAAATTTGAGCTATACGTAAAGGGTAGAACATTCggtttttcgatttttttattaaaccgATTTGAGTACTTAACTGGACGAATTAAAGTTCAAGAATTAACATAATCGAATCAATTGGTTTGATAGGTTAACCGACTTTAATTATTGGacttgaataaaatataaatatattttaaatcattaaaaatatattaaattaagttgattttttaGGTCAAGTCCGtcagaaaatttaaaaatcgataattgattaaaataaccaacaAAGTTGAACCCATAACCAGAAAAATCGCATAACCCGTCAAAACCAAAATCGAAAAAATCGATTCAGTCAATTTAGTTGACTTTCtcgattttaattgaaaattactCTCCCTTAATAGCATAAAGAATTCAAATTCatacatagaaaaatatataaataaacttaatcaaatcaacccaaattatttgatttcatattaaattaagcTCGAGTAAAAAAACTGGAacttaattaaactcaaattttcaaatCGAATTTAAACTCGAACtccaaatcttaaaattttggtgTGGGGACCCattggttatttattttattggtgcAACCTACTTTTCATGGGGTCTTGGGCacatgaataataatattaaaaaggaaaaattctaGCTCATGCTATGATGAAATTTATCTTCTTTCACCATGAATAGTGTGACAAACACtgcctttttttttcactttttaattttcttttccatgtgacccataaaaataaaagtatgttttgaattttaatttattttccccCACTTATTTCCCCTTTTGTAATTATTCCCacctttcacttttttttcctttttaaaagtatttttattttattttagatttcaaatATCACCCAAAATTAGTCGTTGTATTATAAACGAAAGTTTTGATTTGAATGGACCGTTGATTAAAATTCTTGTCAGATATCTATTTGGTATGAGTTTAAATTGTGTTACCCTTATCCCGTACTAttgaaaaaccctaattttgaatttttggtgaatggTAACCAACTAATAAAATGCTTAAAACTAACATATGATTTGAATAAATGTCATATTACACTAAATTAGACTAGGTGTCCAAAATTCCAACCTAAAAAAGGGGGTGTTCAATTATGTAGTAGGTGAGTTGGTCCAATATAGGACAATGTGTTTGGCCATAAATCCAACTCATTTGTGTCAATCTAAACCAATATTAACTAGCGAAGAGGTTGGTCAAATTTCTTTTCCAAGTCTTTAATGGGTAAGATGTAGTTCATAATGGTAATGTGAGATTGAATCTAGCATCCAcggattttgggtttttttgtttttatttcgaGTTTGGGTTGTTTAGTTCGGATAATGATGAAATGTAGTATTAGGTTtcgaattttaattaattttttaatttttaaggaatttaattggaatttttcaagaaaaaaagagtttatggagaatattttaaaattttagagatttaattaaagttttcaaatattttgaagaatttaataacaatttttcAAGCTTTTGAAGGGGTTTTCTTAAGCTCCAATCCTCAATTCAAGTTATTTAAGTTCGaggttcaattttttaaagttttttcagacttaatcaaatcaagttttagttatttaaatttatattaatcaggtcgaattaattaaaattaacaagtCTCAATTCagtcattaaattttatttcttcaattttctaagCTTTTaaccttaagaaaaaaaaaccccttaacattttaaagaaaacaaacattATTTATGGGGGCGTAGTCAGGGGTTGGTAGGTGTCTCGggccccctaaaatgaaaattttctatttaggctttttaaaatttcaaattagtaaatataaaattgtactttagccctctaaaaatgataaaaaaatattcgatttattccttaaaaaattataaagatatagactattcaaatggtaaatttatattttactatcgtaaaaattaaaatttaatttcaaccctACAAAACTTTTCTGCCTTCCCCAGATCATGTCATTATCATATAAAatcatatgtttttatttttattttttaaatagagaaAGGTAAATAAAGAGGAAagtgaaaatgtcaaaatcccaatcttttcaaaattaaaacaacaaattaagaCCCAACAAACTTTTTGGAGATGTATTAGGTAATGATAAATACTATTCTCcaataaaatatttcacatacctaataatataatattaaactatcattatttaataataaatataaataatgaaacatgtTTTTTATATTACAAGACAAACACATTAGTGTCATCATAAACTACTAAACAATATTAATGTATCCAACACATTAGGGTAAGGTAGGAGACAAGTTGATGAAGCAAGGCAAGGCATGGATGCTTTAATTACCCCACTTGATCTTATCTTTCATGTGAAggcttttctctttttttccaacttcattattttattttttaatataatattattgtgaaaattgaattactctattagtatttgatatattatctATAAATAGGATTTAAAGATTGTTACGTGTCTGGTTTTTTTATcacatatttaaaaaagtatgtGTTGTCTTCCGATATTAATTGTGaagtctaaaatttttattaataatttattagataATTTCCCTAGAATATtcctctattgctttcatagaGAATCATGTATCATTCATTAAATGAAATTCCATTTTTGTTGATAAAAATCTTACTATTGAGTTACCCCACTCTTACTCTATGGAGGATGCATTGAcctattgattaatttttaggGGTGATTAAGATATGAGTTTAAAGCAGGATGTGCTTGGTTGGGTAGAAAAGTAGAGAGATGAGAGTAAGGAGTGAAAAAAcggaaggaaaataaattttgagtatgtTTGGTTAGAAAGAAACGCGAGAGGGAAGAAAATAGAAGGGATGATCGTTTTCCATCATAATctataaaaatcaatcatttcAAATTAGAAAGATGAGGAGAAATAAAAATGTCAGAGAAGTGTATGTCAattcaaaattatgcatttttctaatgttctattttctttccttccgTTTTTCAACTCTGCCAAACAATGGattgaatgttttcttttttttctcaattattttagttttttactcttttaattttttatttttccaattttttccaCTATAATAAGCAAAGACTAAATTattcctaaataaaaaaaaagatcaaagcTTCAAGGACTTCtgattaaaaatgaatataatttggGTTGATTCTTGATTGTTGGCTGGGCTAAAAACTACCCAAATTATTGTTTGACCAAAAAAGTCAACTGGCCCAACAAGCTTTAGTTATGGGCTAGGCTATAAGGTCTCACAATAGCTAGTCTTCTATTTTGATTATGCCCCTGGAAAATAATGTCACATTAAAACTTGACAAAGGTAAAAGGTTGATGTCCCAAAATTTATGGGACTTCAAATTTAAggatttaaatgaatttaattattaaattaaaataattataaatatcaaaatagatttaattattaaattttaagcatctaaaataaaatgtttataatttaatcatgttatatatatagtttgatTATTATCACTCTTGTTAAAATCACAAATAGTAAACTAACGTAGCAgttaaaaaattgttgaaagatACTTAGAGATCATTAATAAGCTTAAGAGAATTAaccaaatgataaaattgagatTAAGCAGTTAAAGATGTTTATTCCACTCGTTCCTTGAATTACCATTCAGTGGGGGAGCACGGAATGGTTTGATGCATTTTCACATTGAATAATCCTGTAATCAATATATTACCAAGGCTCACTGAATAACCACCAAGGCTCACTGAATTGGGGTGTAATGTAAACATACCGTTAATTAAGGAACTCACTAAACTGGGGTGTAATGTATTACCAGCCACCCACCAAAAGGTGTAATTTATTACCAGCCAACTGTGTAATGTTATTACCAAAACTCATTGAATTGGGGTGTAATGTAAACATATCGTTAATTAAGGAAATGAGATAGAAGGccttatttataatattaaaatttatctattatCATTCAGACATAATGTTATTGTCATTAGGTAAAGAAAGagaaatgattgtatgaaacagatatattattattttttaataattttatgtcacatcaataatttaatctcaatttcgtgattttaatttggatttaaattttttaagataaaatgttGATGTAGCATAAAGCTATTAGAAAAGAGATATAGATGACGTGACGCCACCGTTTCATATAATCTTTTTTcagagaaataaattattaacagataatttttaactaataataataaattatttctaaacaCTCAAATGTTATCATATATTTCTAATTACTTAAAGCGTAACCGTGAACGAACCCATAACTCAAACTGTAATGACCAAATACTCCATAGTACACATAGGTAGCCGATAATATTGACTAGTCCAAACAAATAAGGCATAATTACTTAAGCTATCAGTCCATTTCTTCCTCGGCTTAGATGAGCACGTCGGCCACATACTTCATTGAACACGTAGGAAACCAAGGAAATTGAATGATATAGCCGGCGGAGCATTTGGCATGCCTCGTATAGTTGCTTCATAAGGATGAGGGTCCAAACAAGAAGAAGGAACCACCCAATTGCTGGGAAGATAAGCAATACTAGTACAACGGCGGCGAGGCTTCCACTAAAGAGACTGATTTTGGTAACTATGAGGCGGTGAATCGATGAGTTATTGTTGCTGGTTTGAAGATGATGTTCGATTTGCCAAGTTGCAGCGAAAACAAGTGTGGCGATGATAAATATCGACATGATAAATATCGACACCTTGGGTCTCAAACGGAGATTCAATATTACGCAGGGGTTGGAAATTGAGGTTCAAAAGAACTAGGAATACACCCATCAGAAAGCTGAAACTAGTGATGCTGTTGTTGTTGCTGTTAATCCTGCGATAAGCCAACGAACAAACAACCGTTAAGATAGTTTGTTTATAACGTTAAAAAGTGGAGAATGAAAAAGGGGAAGTGAAGAGCTAAGAGACCTTAACGATGGAATGTGTCCCGGAGACATCTTTCTTCCCTTTGATGCAAGTATGGGTTCCTTCTTATAGAGAGAGAGGACTTGTTCTGAGACCCCGTTAACGGAGGTTAACTATCTTCTCGGAAGTTTCCTTAAATTCGAGTGCATTTATTAGAAGTGAGGGTCGTTCGCATTTGTTAAAGGGTAGGTTTGTCAATGTTAGGGTTAGAGAATCTAATGTATTGAATGCATCTTTGTGCCACAACAAAAGGGGGgtcttttatcatctttttgtcaacatcttttattctcttctttGTAGCAAACTCTTCAACTTGTTGGACAGCAGCTGCAAAGCCCTCTCCTTTACCATTTTTAGATTTCTAGGTTTGAGATAGCTAAGTTTGAGGACGGATATTTGctgttatatattattaccaCAACAACTAATCATAATTTGATTCTCTTCCCaaacatttttttatccaaatcaatctttaaacttttattctaatataaatatttttattcatattaattataattcaagttGAATTACATTAGACTCAAACTAATCATTCTTAATTTTAAACAGATCCATATAAATTTACTATACgtgaattaaacataaaaataagaaacatTTATACAAAATGATATTGTATCTGTTTAAAATTAAGAATGATTAgtttaaaataatctttaaagaatatggtttatttataaaaataattctaaaatgatttaattttcttgatttatctctgtctaaattgaattaaatttgattaagatCGTAAACAATAATGAATTCGATTGATCCAAAATTTCTCCATCTATAAAAAGGATCCGATCCGATTTACTTGATCCAAATTAATCCAACTCGCAGTGAGGATGAAAGATGAATTAacccatattttattttaaaatattgtaaattccaaataaaacaaattatcaaaGTTAAGAAATTACAAATGTAATTGTAACCACTTGCAAGTATTGATATtccaaataaaacaaat
This genomic window from Gossypium raimondii isolate GPD5lz chromosome 10, ASM2569854v1, whole genome shotgun sequence contains:
- the LOC105776876 gene encoding uncharacterized protein LOC105776876 isoform X1 is translated as MEVSFDVEAVMEFLRKNGLKEAEKALQQDMIEKNEDGEKMGAFDFEKFLFPMPPPVRIPATTRRSEEDEKEKSGDGWGSDGDEFVSLRSSSSDVCSSEFVNPYGLNSASQANSDTSSDRLSQFGTARDYPDFEMQNDLFWHEEKDEDDFMTPCFAGSDFYGCPSQDKFVTTLEMEKQRDNTRSSYDKSEGFGTEDGLDYLDKPCLFNMTGIDGESDIRVMDYYCFDKCNGLEGDNDIVPELKDCAYDENLLNFGCIGSKGTNFDDFEVKVAGDVITDYNGTSECISKTNHYTAKRGSNDWIEGFIGDSDLVNKISEKSLSPDTIDTNEVEDGELNEPQVATNEEGDATDELLMYSNEDEYEEFNLRIVHRKNRTGFEENKDLPIVLNSVIAGRYYVTEYLGSAAFSKVVQAHDLLTGIDVCLKIIKNDKDFFDQSLDEIKLLKLVNKHDPGDEYHILRLYDYFYHQEHLFIVCELLRANLYEFQKFNQESGGEAYFTISRLQVITRQCLEALDYLHELGIIHCDLKPENILIKSYRRCEIKIIDLGSSCFRTDNLCLYVQSRSYRAPEVILGLPYDQKIDLWSLGCILAELCSGEVLFPNDAVVMILARMVGMLGPIDMEMLENGQETYKYFTKDYDLYHINEETDQLEYIISEESSLEHHLQVSDVLFVDFVRHLLEMNPRRRPNAREALKHPWLSHSY
- the LOC105776876 gene encoding serine/threonine-protein kinase ppk15 isoform X2, coding for MQNDLFWHEEKDEDDFMTPCFAGSDFYGCPSQDKFVTTLEMEKQRDNTRSSYDKSEGFGTEDGLDYLDKPCLFNMTGIDGESDIRVMDYYCFDKCNGLEGDNDIVPELKDCAYDENLLNFGCIGSKGTNFDDFEVKVAGDVITDYNGTSECISKTNHYTAKRGSNDWIEGFIGDSDLVNKISEKSLSPDTIDTNEVEDGELNEPQVATNEEGDATDELLMYSNEDEYEEFNLRIVHRKNRTGFEENKDLPIVLNSVIAGRYYVTEYLGSAAFSKVVQAHDLLTGIDVCLKIIKNDKDFFDQSLDEIKLLKLVNKHDPGDEYHILRLYDYFYHQEHLFIVCELLRANLYEFQKFNQESGGEAYFTISRLQVITRQCLEALDYLHELGIIHCDLKPENILIKSYRRCEIKIIDLGSSCFRTDNLCLYVQSRSYRAPEVILGLPYDQKIDLWSLGCILAELCSGEVLFPNDAVVMILARMVGMLGPIDMEMLENGQETYKYFTKDYDLYHINEETDQLEYIISEESSLEHHLQVSDVLFVDFVRHLLEMNPRRRPNAREALKHPWLSHSY